The region AAGGATTGTCTCAAGCTCTCCTGACTGGAAAAGCTCGACACAAATGTCGCATCCGCCTATGAATTCGCCGTTTACATAGAGCTGCGGGATTGTAGGCCAGTTTGAATAATCCTTAATTCCCTGCCTGATCTCAGGGTCAGCCAGCACATCTACCGTCTCATACATAACATCATAGGAATCAAGGATCTGTACAACTCTTGCAGAAAATCCGCACTGCGGCATCTCACGGTTACCTTTCATAAATAAAATTACTTTGTTGTTTTTAATCTGATCACCAATTTTTTGCTGTACATCTGACATGTATTATCTCCCTATTTCTGTTTTTCCCACTGCTCAGGTGTGAATGTTTTAAGTGAAAGCGCATGAATTCTCTCTTTCATAGCATCTCCTAAAACAGAGTACACAAGCTTATGTCTTTCTATAAGAGACTTTCCTTCAAACTCAGTAGATACAATCAGAGCCTCAAAATGAGTTCCGTCCCCATCTACATTTACAATCACATTAGCCATACCGTTTTCTATCATTTGTTTTATATCGTTTGGATCCATGGGGGATATTATAAATGGTTTTGTTGTCCTTTCAATAACACTATGCAACTAAACATTGCAAAATACCCTGGAGAATCTATAATTCCCTATTGTCTGATTCTTTAAAACAGATTTGGTAATAAGCAACTATTAAAATAGTCTGACCGGAGGAATTATAATGAAAGTTAGTGAGATAATGACAGAGCCTGTTCACGTGATCACAGAGGATAGAACGCTCGAAGAGGCCGCTCAGAAAATGTTACATAATAGTGTTGGAGGTCTTCCGGTGGTTGATCATGATGGCAAAATAGTTGGGATGCTTACTGAATCAGATTTTTCTGCAAAAGAACACGCCATACCGTTTTCAAGAAATTATGCGCCTCAGCTATTTGGCGAGTGGATGTCAAAAGAAGGGGTCGAGAAAGCTTATGAAGAAGCCCGCAGCGTGGTGGTAAAAGAAATTATGAGCAGCCCTGCTGTTACAATCACTGAGGAAGAAACAGTAGCCGATGCAATACGTAAAATGCTAGACCATAGTGTTCATAGGCTGCCAGTTGTTAAAGATGATGTTCCTGTGGCTATGATCTCAAGGCATGATCTGTTGAAAATGGTTGTTCAGAAATTTGAAGGTTTTAAATAGTCAGAGCTCATATGGGCAAGTTCGGAGTAAACGAGGAGAAAGAATCCGCGCTACTTAAAAAAATGGATGAGCTTGGGATTACTGATAATGATCTTGACGAAAAGTTCATTCGCTCTGCCGGGCCCGGCGGACAAAATGTTAATAAAGTAGCAACCTGCGTCCAATTAAAACACATACCAACTGGTATTAGCGTTAAAGTACAAGATGATCGATCCCAAGGAGTAAACCGTTTTTTAGCCCGCCGTCTTCTCACATCTAAGCTAGAGGAGCAATTAACCGGC is a window of Thermodesulfobacteriota bacterium DNA encoding:
- the grxD gene encoding Grx4 family monothiol glutaredoxin, giving the protein MSDVQQKIGDQIKNNKVILFMKGNREMPQCGFSARVVQILDSYDVMYETVDVLADPEIRQGIKDYSNWPTIPQLYVNGEFIGGCDICVELFQSGELETILNPA
- a CDS encoding BolA/IbaG family iron-sulfur metabolism protein produces the protein MDPNDIKQMIENGMANVIVNVDGDGTHFEALIVSTEFEGKSLIERHKLVYSVLGDAMKERIHALSLKTFTPEQWEKQK
- a CDS encoding CBS domain-containing protein, which translates into the protein MKVSEIMTEPVHVITEDRTLEEAAQKMLHNSVGGLPVVDHDGKIVGMLTESDFSAKEHAIPFSRNYAPQLFGEWMSKEGVEKAYEEARSVVVKEIMSSPAVTITEEETVADAIRKMLDHSVHRLPVVKDDVPVAMISRHDLLKMVVQKFEGFK
- a CDS encoding peptide chain release factor-like protein — protein: MGKFGVNEEKESALLKKMDELGITDNDLDEKFIRSAGPGGQNVNKVATCVQLKHIPTGISVKVQDDRSQGVNRFLARRLLTSKLEEQLTGKPTKEQLKIAKIQKQKKRRKRRTKSKLESID